CTTGGAGATGCacccctccatctctccctctgttcCCCCGTGgccttcttccctctgtgtgtcccGTGTCCAAAattccctctttttataaggacaccagccaggttgaattagggcccacccccGTCCAGTGGGACCGCATCTTAACTTGATCACGTGtgtaaagaccctgtttccaaagagggtcacattcacaggtcctggggattaggatgtgaacatATCTTTGTGGAGGCCACAAACCAACCCACCACCATCCTGCTGGCTTGGGTCCATCGGGCACCCAAGGGCATCTTGGGGAGCAGGCCCGTCCCTGAGCCCTGCCTCCGACCTGTGATGTATGGGTTTGCTCAGTTTCACTGCTCTGAGTGCCAGACCCTGCGCCTGCgctgtttggggtctcctgggCTCCCCGAGCCTGGCCCACTCACCGCCTCTGTCGTGCCGTGTTGTGCAACGAGCCTTTTGGagtccctcccctcaccccaggaTTTGCCACCAATACCCGAAGCCTTTCATAAAAAGGATAAGAATTCTTGGGGCTTAAATGTCCCTCCTTGGATCACTTTCCTCATGGGTGCAGGTCAGCGTCCCCTTAGCCCAGCATGGGAGCTTTTGGTCTCAAATCCCCAAACACGCCGAAGATATTCAGTTTAATTCCAATCGTGGTTGAAGCCATCCCCCGCCAGTGAGGCCAGTGGCCTGAGAAAGGCTGTTTCGGCCCTTACAAAGGTTCCCTGTGGCTTTGGTGAGGACGCCCCTCTCCCATGTCAGTGTGGGGTCTCCCCGGACCCTTCCTCCTGCCACTTACCCTCCGCTGATGGGGGCTTGATGCTCCCTAAGCGGAAGGTTCTGTGGGTCACACGTGGCTTCAGCCACGTCCCGTGCGGTGGCAGGTGGGGGACCACCGTGTGTCGCAGCACTGCTCCATCCCTACCTGTCACTGCCAGCCAGGCCCGGACCCCCGGTGGGGCTGGGCTGTCACCGCGCGGCACGGAGCTCTCACGACGGAGGACTTATCTTTCTTTGCCGTCCTGTGGGCCGTGCCCTGTACCACAGCCAGGAAGGGGGAGCTCTCCAGACGCCGGGGTGTATTTTTACTTCCAGGCGTGGAGTATGTATCCTCACCCGGCAGCTCCAGGGAAGGCGTGTGAATCACTGGGTGAGgcggtggcggggggcggggcacgGTAGGCGGAGGGCAGCCCGCTGTTCTCTGGGTCCCACTCTCTCGGAAGCACTCCCTGGTCCCTACACACACCCCCTGCCTGCCCAGGAGACCAGGGAGCCagaccagccccctccccaggctaGAACAGGGCTCTCCCGGTCCCTAGAaggagctgggggctggaggctggCCCAGCTGTGTCGCCATCCCAGGGTGGGCGTCTGGGAGTCTGGGGTCCGGCCTTCAGCTCTCAGCTTCCCCGTGccttcccctgcccctgcagCCCAGGGCTGCGAGGGGACCCGAGGACACCAGCCAGCTCGTGCCCGGGCATCAGCCTCCTCGTGCAGACGAGCAAACTGAGGCACTGTGCACAGGTGGCTGGCACAGGTGGGTTCCTCGACGGGTCCTCTTCAGAGGGAAGCAAGCACCAGGGCCTTTGGGGAAACGAGCTGGGATGTGGCTGCCCCAGGGTTGGGGGGCGGTGAGGGGAGCAGGGCGCCTGGGAGCTTTCTTCGCTCCAGGTGGCCCAGGCCAGGCCATCAGGTACAGCGGCAGCAGCAGGGGGTCCCCTGGGAGCTGGCGCCCAAGCCCCGTCCTCAGCTCGCCTCCCACGGCGGCGGCTCCGATGGGAATGTGAGTCCAGCGTGGCTGGAGGGCTGCCCTTGCAGGGCCAACGGTGTGCCTTCCTGGCCGGCTCCCGGGGCTGGCCGGGCTCCGCGCGCAGCGCTGCCATGTTGATGTTAAAACACCGCTGCAGCTGCAAGACTCGGCTCTGAGCTTCCGGAGCGCGGCGGCTGCGGGATGGCCGGAACTGCCACCGGTCCCTGGAGCCCTGCGGGGGGCAGCCTCAGGCCTCGGCAGCGACTGCCTGAGCTGTCTCGTCGCCCCCCGGGGCCCCTGGATGCCAGCCTGCGTCTGGATTCTCAgaggcttcctctctctcttgtATCGTGTTCCCAGGTGGGACAGATTTTAGCTGTTTTCCACCAGGGCCCTTTGGTAAACGGTGCCCAGAGCTCCAGCTTCCTGGCCTAGTCTGTGAGGTCGGCCTTGTCCCCTCTGCTGGCAGCCAGTGTGGGGAGTGAGATCCGGCCAGAATGGGGCCCCAAATGTGCACTGGGGCTGTGCCAGGAGGCTCAGGGGGACCCGAGAGGGATGGTGGTACCCAGCTCTGCACCGAAGGCTTTGCCTCCTGAGGAAGCCCTCCCTGCCCATGAGCTTGGGAATTGTTCtttcttgggggtggggtggggggacggaGGCCAGTAGCAGGctggccctccctccctccggcccTTCCACCTAGAGACACCTCCCAAAACCTTAGCACCCATGTCCATAGCCCCTCACACGCCTGCCTCATCCTCTCTCCTCTTCGGTGTCCACAAGAAGAGCCCTGGGAGGCACTGTACCTCATCCGACTCACACAGGGCCTGGCGCGCAGTAGGTGTTGGGCGCACGGTAGGTGCTCGGCAAACCCCTGCACACATTTGGGAAAGCGCCATACTTCACGCTTCAGATAGCCTTGCGGGGAGAGAGTATGATTTTTATGCCCATCAAATCATGGAGGTTTACAGCTGAGGCCGGTGCCGATCTCACAGAGCCACAGAGGATACCACAAGTGCCTCTATCTTGtcactgtttgattttttttaaacttatatatttttaaatttttggccacaccgcgcggctcttggcatcttagttccccaaccaggtttGAActcgggccatggcagtgaaagtgtggagtcctaaccactggaccacctgggaattcccatcactattttatttttaaatttaaagcgCCTGAATGATGTGCACTTGCTTCTGAAAGGTAGGAGCAGGGTTGTCTCAAGGTTAAAAAGAGTGTGGATTGTACCTCTCTCTCCTGAGAGGACCCCCCCGCACCAGGCATCACCCCTCGAGCCTTTGTGAAAAGCACGCAGAATACAAGCCTTTTCTCCGTATTCTGAGACTTTTATACAAGACTTTATGTGGCGCTTGCCCCGTGCCGGGCCCTGTCCCACACATTCACACACTTTGAATCATTGTCGTGACTGCGGCCTGGGAGGCGGGTGCTCCTGTAGCCCCACTTCGGGGCCCAGGAGGCTGCAGCCCCGAGAGGGGTGTTgtttgctgggtcacatggtgtATTAGCTTCCTGTCGCTGCTCTAACAAATGACCCCACGCATAGTGggttaaaacaacacagatttaatATCTTACAGTTCCAAAGGTTAGAAATCTAAAACAGCTTTCACGGGCTAAAAGCAAGGATTTTGGCAAGGCATCCCCTCTGGATGCTCTAGGTGAGAATTCTCGCCTTTCCCGCCTTCGAGAGGCTGTCCACAGTCTTTGGCTCCTGGCCCCGCCCACTCTTAAGGCAGCAGCATGTCCTCAATTTCTTTCTGACTCTGacccccctgcctccctctttcacttataaGGACCCCTTGTGAAGACATTGGGGGCCCACTGGGTACTCCAGGACagcctccccatctcaagatcctaaaCCACatgtgcaaagtcccttttgccctgTAAGGTCACGCACtcccaggttctggggattaggacatgcaCATTTGGGGGGCCATTATTCCACCTGCCGTGCCCAGCAAGGGAGAGATGGGACAGCTTGACGACAGCTGCTGGGGGCCTATGGAGAAGCCCCTCTTTCCGCAAGTCTTAGATCTTTTCTTCCTGTGGTCCTTCCTCGGCCCCTGTTCTGGGGACGCTGTGATCAGCTGAGGAGGGGGCTGCGGTGACCATGTCCATAGGCTGAGAGAGGATTTGAAGACAGGTGTGGGCCTGGCCCAAGGGCTCACAGGACGGCGGGGAGAGGTGGAAGGGGAGCAGGGCGCTGCTTTGCACGTGTGAGGTCCTGCCTTTGGACACCATGGGGTCTGCgaggtgccaggccctggggccagAGAGGTCATCAGGTCCTGAATCTTAAGGAGCTCATGGTCTGGGGGTGACACACAAAGGGGTCGCAGCAATGGAGACCAGCAGGTGGGAGCTCCAGGAACCCCTCAGAGGATGTTGGGGGAAGACAAGGGAGCTGGTGCCTGAGTTGCCACCCTGGACGGACCaagtgagaaggaaagggaaggacgTTCCTAGTACAGGGAACAGCataaaccaaggcacagaggcaGCCTGGGCCGTGGCCAAGGCGAGTGAAAGATACATGGACAGAGGCCTGTGTGGGAAGCGCCCTGATCCTGTGTGTGAGGGCAAGCTTGCTCCGAGCAGGAGGTGACGGGACAGGTCTTGGGGCTGCAGCACCCGCCCCGTGGACCTGAGAGGCAGCCGGGGAACATGGGTGAGGgtgcagactctggagccagaccgcCAGGGTTccaaccccagctctgcctcttcctagctgtgtggcttcaggcaagttacttggccaccctgggcctcagtttcagcatctataaaatggggatgctaGTAACAACACCCTCCCGTGATCGAATGTACGGATACATGGAGTGCTCAGAGCAACGACCGGTGCGGTTAGCGCTCAAAAAGCATAGCTGCTGTGATCTCTCCTCGTCCAGGCGAGGACAGGGAAAGCCTGTGAAGGATCTGAAGGAGGGGCCCACAGCCATGCACCAAGAAGCGCCGGGAACTCTTCCCTCGATGAGCACGGTTTTCAGTCCCTCGCAGAGCTCCTACCTGACGTGTCACCCAGGGGTGCAGCTTGTGAGGCTTAGGCTCAGGGGCTCCCTGAGAGGGGTCCCAGTTCTACAGGGCTCTGAGCCTGGCTCCTGGGGCTCGGGTGGGCTGGGCGTTGTAGAAAGAGGCCGTTACCACGTCCCCTTATTGAGATGCCCAGGAACTGAAGGGCAGGCCGGTGGCTGGGTGGGGAGCCCTGGGCATCAGAGCGCTTGGATTCCACAGAGGGACGCTGGGGTGGGCTTCCCGATGGACCCCGCAAAGCAGGCTTCCAGAAAACCAGGACTGGAGTGGTGTGGGGCAACCCTTGTGCCTAGCGGGGAGCTGAGGTTGCAGTGCCAAAGGGCTGCTCACGTGACCCTGTGTTCCTGGCTCtccccacagcccctccccctccccccgagcACCCCGGCGCGAGAGATGAGGCCCCGGATGCTGCCCGTGTTCTTTGGGGAGAGCATTGAGGTGAACCCAGAACCCACGCCCGAGATCCGGTGAGTGGGGCAGCTGGGCCGGGTGGGGCGGGGTGGCCAGGCTGGGGCACTCAGCAGGCTCCCCTCCCTCTAGGCAGCCCCTCCGCGTGCTGCTCCCCGAGGAGGCATAGCCGTGATTTGAAGAGACTCTATCCCCAGGTGGCCTTCCCTGCCACCTCTCCAGCCCTTCCCGGCCCACATGCAACCATTTCCACACTGACCTTCGCCCCCAACCTGGctgggttttattttgcatttgccCCTTTTTCCTCCGGGGAGCCATTGCCCTGAATGTGTATTAGGTGCCCTCCCACGTGTAGGACGTCTCAGGTGGCACCTGCACTTCTGAGTTAAGGCCACCCCACCGGGAGCTTTCCCCCAGCCATCTGCCCTCCTCGGAGGGCTTCTGGGGATCGGGCTTCCAGAAGGTGGAGTCTAGGGTCCGTGGGTCTCACCCGCGTATCCCTGGGACGCTCAGGATGGATTTGTCCACGTCGCCCCGGCCTGCCCAGGGGTGTGGGACCCACTACCTCCTCCCGCTTCACCTCTGGATAGGGTCCCAGGAGACAAATAGGTCccctttaaaagtttttcttcccaaagagctctcctttttagtttttattacagAGGCCCCAGCCAGGGTGGATGCGAGCTGCCTGGGCCCAAGGGACCTCTGCTTCCCTTCCCACGCGGGTCACCTGTGGGGTGCAGCGGGGAGGGAGACAGGTGAAGTCCCCACGCCCCTCCCCGGAGCTTTTCCTTCCAGTGTGATGATctgggagcagagctgggggcACTGACCAGTTGGTCACGCGTAAGGAGGGTCACTCATCTAGAGGTGCTGCGGCTACTTGGGGGGAAACTCATTTTGATAACATTTCAAACTTAAGGAAAGTTGCAGGAAGAGTACAGGGAACCCCCGTTAGACAGATTCATTGGCTCTTTCCATTGGCTTGAATATCTGCTCACTGTCTCGTTCTACGTAAACGAAACTTCCTTCTGACCCGTTTGAGAGGATGTTAGTGACACCGTGACCTTGAACCTCTAAGTAACTCCAGCTGGTGTCCTTCCTAAGGACAGGGACATCCTCTCACATAATGGCAGTGCACTTGTCAAAACCGAGCCAGCTAAAGCTGAAACACGGCCACTGCCTGGTCCAGTCCTGCCCACTGTCCCCAAATGTCCTTTTATGGCCTATTTTTATCCCAGTCCAGGATCCCGCCGGCGTCACGTGCGGCATTTAACTGTCCCGTCTCTCGAGTTTCCTCCAAGCCAGCTGGGTCCCTCAGCCCTTCCTTGCCCTACAGACCCGGGCATTTCGGAAGAGCCCAGGCCGTTCCGTGTTCGcactgccacccccacccccgaccacGCGGGACGGTGACCTGGCTGCCGCATCCGGGGCTCACCCCCGTGCTCCCGCCCTCCCCCGCAGCTGCAATTCCGAGGTCAAGTACGCCTCGGAGAAGCACTTCCGGGACAAGGTCTTCTACGCGCCGGTGCCCACGGTCACGGCCTACAGCGAGACGATCGTGGCCGCGCCTAACTGCACGTGGCGCAGCTACCGCAGCCAGCTGACCCTGGAGCCGCGGCCGCGCGCCCTGCGCTTCCGCAGCACCACCATCATCTTCCCCAAGCGCGCCCGCAGCTCCTTCCGCACCACCCTGCACCTCAGCCTGGGCCGGCCCCGCCGCTGGTTCACGGCCAGCGTGGAGCTGCAGCTGTGCCCGCGCCCCGGGCCCGGCCTGCTGGGCCCCGCGCCGCTCTGACCGGCAGCCCGGCCCCCGCGGCGgccggagcacgggctccacGCTCGGGAGGGACCCCGGGCTGTGTCTTGCCCGCGCCGCAGCCGCTTTCTCAGCACCTACCCGGTGAGGCAGCGTGGGCCTGGCTTTCCCGAGGAGCCCGGGGCGGGGGCAGGTGGGTAGGCGGTGCCCGCCCCGACGGCCTGGGAGAGAAGAAGGTGTGTTGGCCCTGGCTGCCCTTGAAGCGGTGGACACCCCGAACGCCGGCAGGACTGAGGCATCCGGCCCGGCCTTGGCCGGGGGGCCCCCCACCAACCCCGGCTCCCAGGCCACGTGGGAGGGAAGAAGGGTGCCATCCAGACACCCGCCGCCCCTGGAGAGGGCTGTTTCCAGAGCAGGCCTTTCACATGTGTGCAGCTggacgcccagagccgtagcccagCAACCTCTGGTGGACGGTGAGCCGGGAGGCTGGGCGAAAGCCGGCAACGCTGCCAGGGCTGGTTGTGGGTTGTGTGTGGGGAGCGGCCTGGAGGAGCCCTGCCCGCGCTGTCCCCGTGCCCGTGCCCCAGTGCGGAGGGTGGAGGGCATAGCCCGTCAGCACCGAGGCCTTTGAGCTCTGTGTCCGGAGCCTCACCCGCAGGGCATCCTGCTAACCTGTGTCCTGACACCTTCAGGACCAGGACTCTGGACCGTCAGAGCCCTTGAGCCAGGTGCCAAGGGGAGGCGTCTAAGCCGTTGGAAATGACCACTGCCACCTGCCCGCGGCTCCTGGCCAGCTGTCAGCTCTCAGATTCCGTGGGGTCCAGCTGCCCTCGTTCCGGCCTCCCGTTCCTACAGTGGCCAGTGCAGCAGGGTTCACCACACACGCGCAAGGTCGGGGGAGGAAGACGGGAGACCCTTGTGTTCCCTGGGAAGAGCCAGGATACCTGGGTGCTGGGGCCACGGCCTGGGGCTGCCTGCCACCAATGCCCCAGAAGCCCACAGCGTGGCCATGGAGATGCCTTCAGACCTGATTGGACCCAGCAGGTGGAGGCTGCCCCGCCGCTCCTCTGGCATCCCCCCAAGACGGGGCGTTAGCTCCCCCGCTGCGGGGAGGGGCGGCTCGGAGCTAGCGTTCAGGAGAGGCGAAGTgactgatatatttttatatatctacaGACTGTGCATGTTCTCGCCACAGAGATGCTTTCTGATTAACAAAGAAATAACTTAAGAATCGATTGATTATCTTAATAAAACGTGCAGACTCGAAGAGACTCCCTCTTCCATGTTTCTGAGACCCTCAGACCCCACCGTGGGTGGGACTGGTCTTCATAGGCCCACGGTCCCTCCCCACCGCGCACAGGGGGCAGGGAGACACTTGGAAGGCTCAGAGAGAGCCCTGTGCCCCTTACCTGATCCCTGTAGACAGCCTGAGTGCGCCAGCCCCACCCAGGAGCTAGGTAATAAATGCAGAGGCCCAGGGACTGGGGTCTGACTCCGGGGAGGGTCCCGGGAATCTGCATGTTTGATGCTCCTGAGCTTT
This genomic interval from Phocoena phocoena chromosome 13, mPhoPho1.1, whole genome shotgun sequence contains the following:
- the RFLNA gene encoding refilin-A; amino-acid sequence: MVGHLHLQGMEESLKEKSREGLLDSPDSGLPPSPSPSPPFYSLAPAILDARAGGSGASSEAPGPGEAKAPLPLPPSTPAREMRPRMLPVFFGESIEVNPEPTPEIRCNSEVKYASEKHFRDKVFYAPVPTVTAYSETIVAAPNCTWRSYRSQLTLEPRPRALRFRSTTIIFPKRARSSFRTTLHLSLGRPRRWFTASVELQLCPRPGPGLLGPAPL